Genomic window (Vampirovibrionales bacterium):
ACCCGCAGTCGTCCCAGGCCGTGCTTTTCCAGAACCGCCCACATCGGATAGGGACACGTACTGAGCACTTCTGAAATGATTTTGCTGTGAGGAATGCCGTTTTCCTTGGCGGTTTTAAGAATCACGTCTATTAATTCGCCAAAGCTGTCGACTTGTTCGGGTTTGAGGTCTCGAATACGGCGATCCTCATATTTATGGCTGACCTCAGGGTTTAACTGATCGGCGCCTACTTTGGCATATTGATTCAACTCAGGATGATTGGGGTCATTAATAGCGGAGAACAGCCGGGTCCCTTTTTGAACGTTGGGCGTATTGAGCGTGTAACAAGCGTCGACGGTCTTTTTATCGTAGACGTTTAAAATTTTAATAGCGTCGTTATGTCGATAAACCCACGGATCAATATAGCCATGAGGATGATCCAGCCGGAGCATGGTGTAGCGTTTCGCCAAATGCTGAATGCGTTTTCTCAGGAAATCTTTGCCGCCGCGCTCATATTTCTTGGGATCGAGAAGGGGGAAATACCAGCATTGACCAGCAGGTCCGGTGAGGCTGGGTGGCGCGCCCAGACGATGGGTCTTCATAAAAAGATCTCCGTACGCCCACTCGTCAGCCTGAGATTGACCGATTGGCAGATCGCCAATGGATTCGAACGGTTTCTCTTTGGTCCCGATTTCCGTTTTGGCGAATTTTAGAAAGTCCTGATGCTGACGGTGGACGATAAATTGTTGAAACCGATACTCTTCCAGCTCGCTGGCGTACTTGCGCTTCAAATGCATTTTCCAGGCAGCGCTGACCAGCTTTTTAAAGGGACGTAGAACGGGGTGAACGTTGTCGTGCTTATAGAGCGTCCGGTCCAGCCAGCCCCAGCTATCAATGGTCCATTCCGTATGGTGTTTGTTGAGGGTCTCGAACAGGGCGTCGGCTTCCAGCCAGGCCTTATTCTCTGATTTAAAGGCGTCAAAGGGAGCCTTCAGCGGGGCGAATTTTTCCGGGTTGGCCTGATAATTCGTGTAGGCCTGATGCAATAGGTCCTGTGAAAAGGCAAATGCGCCCGCATTTTTCAGGCGATCGTCCTTGTAATATGCGCGAATGCGATAATCGTCCTTGGCCTGAGCCGGGATCGCGTGGGCTTTACGCGCCGCCTGATACTGCTGACTAGAGATTAGCCCAAGCCACTTGGGGTCGTCGACCAATTCTTTCAGCGCGACCGAAAGCGTATTGCGTGAGAAAAAATTGGCTCCGTAAGGCGATACGTCGCCTGCGTGCGTCAAGCCTTGTGGGGCGAATTGAACGCCGTTAAACCCTTCTGCCGCCGCGAAGCGAAAGAAATCCCGGCCGCCTTTGGTATAGGGAGAACCGACCGGCTCATATTCTCCCCGTGCGTTGGGCAGGCTGTAGTCATGAATATTAACGAAAAAATCTACTTTCCCGAGGGCTTGTAAGCCTTGAGGGTTTGATTTTTTCGCAAGGGCTCTTTCTTCAGGCGTGTAAGCCCTGCCAAAGCGCAGCGCCGGCAGGGAAACAGGGCGAGAAAAATCTTCTTGCATCCGCATGAGCTATCCTGGACTGGCGATGGGCGGGCGAGACAAACAATGGGAGTTGGGGTAAGCGCTGCCGTCAGCGGGATTGGCTATCTTCACTAATGCGCCTCAACGCGAAAAAATGCGCCCTCAAAGCGAATTTTATAGCATTGCAAATTGTCTCACATCCCGTCCTGTGATCCTGAACGCTTTTGGGGCGTCTTCTCATGAAACAGGATCCGTCGTTCCTACGTCGTGGGGGAAGATGCAGGCTTGCGATTGTTTCAAATATTTACAGCGGTTGCGTCCACGGCTTGAGCCAGTCGTATTCTTCCGGCGTGAGATACGGCTCAAGGCGCGCCAGCGTTTGACGATGATAGGCGTCGATCCACGCGCGGCGCGGCAGGCTCAGCGCTTGCGGATCGATGAGGCGGCGATCGTAAGGAACATAAATTAACGACTCGAATCCGTAGGCGGGCGCGTCGTCTGCGATGCGCTCAACCTGTCCATCAGGCGTTTTCAAGGCGACGACTTCCGCCAGATTCTCAATGCGCACGCCACCCCAGCCCGGCTGGTAATAGCCTGGTTCCACGCTAACCACCATTCCCGGGGCAAGGGCTGTCCGCGCACGCGCGTGAATCCCAGCCGGACCCTCGTGGACATTGAGAAATGCCCCGACTCCGTGGCCGGTGCCATGGCGAAAATCCAATCCGGCGTTCCACAGGCTTGCGCGCGTAATGGCGTCCAGCTGAATGCCGGTCGTCCCTTGCGGAAAGCGCTGGCTAAGGCAGTCTGCATGCGCGCCAAGTACCGCAGTAAAACGCGCGCGCGCCGTTTCGTCGGGCTTGCCGATGGCAAAGACGCGCGTCGTGTCGGTTGTTCCCGCCCACGGGCGTTCGTCGCTTAAATCCAGATAATGCGCGCCGGAATCCAGCAAAAACAGTCCGCCGGGCTGTAAACGCGTCTCCGCGCTGGGTTCGCCGTAATGAATCAGCGCGCCGTTGGCCCCGTAGGCGGCAATCGTATTAAAGCTCAGGCCCGCGAAAGTCGGATCGGCGGCATAGGCGTCATCTGCCATTCGCGCGGCGTGGGCCTCGCTTATCCCTTGATGGGCCGCCTGCTCCAGTTGTCGCCAAAAACGTACCAGCGCCAGACTTGCCCGTAGATGGGCCTGACGCATCCCTCGCAACTCATCGGGGGTTTTAATGGTTTTCATGGCGGGAATGGGATTGACGCCATGCGCGATGCCGGACGCGCCGCTTTTGAGCGCGCGCGCAATGCCTACAGTGACGTGTTCAGGGTCCAGCAGCGTTTTACGGTCGGCTGCCATCGCGCGTAATGCTGCGGCGAATCGTTGGTAATCGCTCACCGTGACGCCGCAGGTCCGTAACGCGTCATTCGCCTCAGGCGAGAGCGCCCGGTCTGCTGCAAACAGATGGATTTCTTGCGGGGTTATCAGCGCATAGCTCATGAAAACCGGGTTGTAGGGAATATCGCGCCCGCGCAGATTGAATAGCCAGGCGATATGGTCCAGACGCGCCAGCGGTAGAAGCCAGTCGTCTGAACGTAACGTCTCAGAAACTTTTTGTCGCAGCCGCTTAATCCGCTCCTGCGCCGTCTCGCCGCTTACCGTGGGGGGCAGGGCGTAGATCTGCTCGGCGGGTCGTGGCGGGCGGGCTCGGCCCCAGATTCGATCGGTCAGCGAACGATGTGCGGGCGTTAATCGTGCGCCCAGCGGCCTGAGAACAGATTCCAGCGTTTGAAGACCGGTAAGCGATAGCGTCCACGGATCGAATCCAATACGAAACCCCGGATGTTGCCGCGCCAACCGTTGTAGCGTTTCGCTCAATGTGGGCTGGCCGTCAATGCCCAGCCTGCTGACGCGAAAGCAAGCCGGATCAACTTGTTCGCCCGCTTGCTGATGATAGCGCCCGTCGACAAACAGCCATGCCTCGTCGACCGTCACGAGCGCATCGCCCGCAGAGCCGTCAAAGCCTGTCAGCCATTCGCGGCGCTTAGCCCCCTCCGGCAGGTACTCATTCAAATGCTCGTCGGACGACGGCGTCAGCCACGCGTCGAGCGTCGGACGGCGCCCCGCCATGGCGGCTCGCAAAGCAGTTAGTTTGTTGGCAGTAAAATTCGAGGCAAATGGCTGAGACATTCAGAAATCTCACGAAGGCTTAGACGCGCTTCCCCAATTCTAGCCGTAAATGCGCCAGATTACTGCTGGCCTCGCGATGGTCCGGCGCGATTTCCAACACTTTCTGATAGAGCTGCAAGGCTTTTCGGGGCTTCTTGAGCTTCTCTTGGCAAATCGCCAGGTTATAAATCGCGTCCACATAGCGCGGCTGCAGACGGATGGCGTCTTTGAGCGCGCCGACGGCCTGCTCGTAATCGCCCATCAGCCCATAAATCGTTCCCAGTCCAAAGGCCGCCGCAGCGGATTTTCGGTCGTATTCGCGGCACAGCTGATAATAATGGGCCGCTTCTTTCAGATTGCCTTGGCCGTCCATTAGACGAGCCAACTCATAGCAGCTATCGGCGTCGCGCGGATTCATACGCAAGGCGCGCTGGAAATGCTCAATGGCCTGAGCCGCGTCGCCTTTCTCGTTGAGAGCTTTGCCCAGATTGTAAAAAATATCCTCGTTGGCCTGATGATATTGCAGGGCTTCCTGATACAGGGCGATGGCCTCGTCGAGTCGCCCGCCTTTTTGATGATCGACGCCCAAATTGCACAGACACGCCGCATAGGTTTCGGCGACGTGTTTTTCAACGGGCGTCTGGGCCTCGGATTCCACCGACAGCACATACAGCAGTTCTTCGCGCGCTTCTTCGAAACGGTTCATATCAAACAGCAGCAGCCCGATTTTCCCTCGATAGCGCAGCGCATTGGCCGGGGCGACGTCTACTAGCCGCTGATAAATTTCCATTGCGGCGTCGTAGCGGGCGGCTTGATGCAGGACACGGGCGTAGTGTTCCAGATAGTCGACGTTCTGGGGGCGCAGCTCGGCGAGCTTCCTTAAGTGGGGAAGGGCTTTCTCAAACTGCTTGTCGCGCGTCAGCAGATTGATTTTGATCTTGAGCGCGTCTTCGTGATTGGCATCAATGGCCAGCAACGCTTCAACGGCCTGATGCGCTTCCTGCCATTTTTCCTGCTGGGCGTGCAGTCGGGCCATCTCGTAATGGGCTTCAATTTTTCCGGGTTCAAGTTGCGCAGCTCGCGCGAAAGCGGCGATTGCCTGCCGGTAATCATTGCGCAGAGCGTGAATCCGCCCGATGCTAAAGCATGTGGGAGCGTCATTTTTTTTAAGGCGCAGGGCGTCTTCAAAATGGCGCAGCGCTTTGTCGTATTGGTAATCTGCCAACGCCTGATTGGCGGCGTTGATATGACCCGAAAAATCCAGTTTCGCCTCCGACGGTTCGTTGGGATCGTTTTGAGAGTCGGATGCCGTCGCCGCGCCAGATGTTTTGCCAAACAGCACAATGAGAAAGACCAGCAGCGCGACCACGCTGATCATCACCATCCAGAATACAGGCGCTTCGCCTAATCCGGCTGCCATCCCAAACTCCGCCGCCTCTTCGCCGCGTCGGGATCTCTGCGGACGATTCCCGGCCCGACGGCTAACTGCTTTGTTTTATTATACAGGTTCGTTTTCGGCTCTGTGGCGATAGGGAAGAATCCCCCTTCATCCAGATGACGCCTGATTTCAAAAACCGCCGAAACGTTTATCTCGACGCGCTCGCGCAGCATAAGGCTCTTGTTGTGACCGCTTCTCGTCTGTCCCGCGTGTTAATCGTTCGCCTGAGCGCTCATGGCGACGTGATACAAACGTTGCCGCTTCTGTCGGCCCTTAAGCGCGCGCGTCCGGATCTGTTTATCGGCTGGCTGATAGAAGAAAGCGCAGCCCCGTTGCTTGAGCGTCATCCGTTGATTGATCGTCTTCATGTCGTTCCTCGAAAGTCCTGGCTGCGCCGTCTTCGCCATCTTCCTGCTCATCCTCGGGAAGCGTTTCATGTTGCCAAAGATGTCGGGGCCATGCGGGCGGAATTACGCGCCATGGGGTACGATGCCAGCTTTGATGTGCAAGGCCTGCTTAAAAGCGCTATCTGGCCAGCGTTTGCAGGCATTCCCCAAAGATGGGGGTATGCGGGCGTCCGCGAACAGGCGTGGCGTTTGTATACAAATCGTCTCGGGGCGTACGATTTGCGCGCGTGCGACCGGCCGACGGTTTTTCAGTTTATGGAATTCGTGTCGGCGCTTGGCGTTTCTCCTCCCGACGCTTCTGAAAAGGCCCGCGATGCTCTTGATTTCCCGATGCCGCCGCTCTCAAGTCAGGCGCAGGCAGCGGCGGACCTTCTGTTGCGTGAGATTCCATCCCAACGTCCGCTGATTGCGCTAGCGCCTGCGACGTTGTGGGCGAGCAAACGCTGGCCGGAATCGCATTGGCGCGCGCTCATCGAGATGCTGGCGCAGCGATCGGCGACTATTGCGCTATTGGGATCGTCTGCGGACGCAGACGCGTGTCAGGCGCTGATTCCGCTGACGACTGATGCGACCGTTTGCGAGCGTCCGGCATTTTGCTTGAATCTCGCCGGAAAAACCGATTGGCCTGTGTTGGCGGCGGTTTTGAGTCGATGTGATCTGCTGGTTGGTCCCGATAGTGCGCCGTTGCATCTGGCTCAGGCCTTGGCAAGCGGCAATCCACAGCGCCGTCCCAGGATTGTCGGTCTGTATGGCCCCACCAGTGAAGGACGGACCGGCCCTATCCAGCGCGAACATCGCGTTTGCGTCAGCGCGGTTTCATGCCGGCCTTGCTTTGAGCGCGCCTGTCCTCTCACCGCGCCGCAGGCGCGCGATGCGTGCATGCGTCAGTTGTCGCCATCGATGGCGATCGATGCCATTGATGCGCAACTGCGTGCGTTGAGCCTCCTATCAAGAGAGTCCGGCTAAATGACGCAGACGTCCCCCATTCGAAAACTGCTAGTGATTCGCCTGGGCGCGATGGGCGACGTTCTGCATGCCTCGGCTTCGGCGCGGGCGCTAAAGGCGCGATTTCCTCAGGTGGAAATCCACTGGCTGACTTGGCCCGTTTACGAGGCGTTGGCGGCAAGGCTGGACGGCGTCAATCGCGTATGGCGATTCGAGCGCGGACCGCTTGCAATGGCGCGACTGATTCGCGCGTTTCGCGCCTGCGGGATTGATGCGGTCGTCAATTTGCAGCCTTCCGCGCGAATGCGCCTGCTGGCCGCTGCCGTACTGGCGCCGCGTTGGGACGAGACGCATCTGGCGACGTATCGCAAGCAACGCCTTTCTGTGACAGGCCTTCATGAACGTAGCGCGCGCCGACGTCACGCCACAGAAGATTTCTTTCAACCGTTCTGCCGTCTGTTCAATATGTCCGACTGGCCTTCGTCTTTCGAAGCGGGCGCGCTTTTGCCTCGCCTGCGATTGCCGGTTGAATCCCCTTTGACGGCTTTGGCCGGTCGTCGTATAGCGCTGATTCCGGGCGTCGGCGCCAAGCGGGCAAATCGCGCGTGGCCGACGACGTATGCGGCGCAGTTGTCGCACCGCCTTCTCTCGTCGCCAGATCTATTGGATGCGCGCCTGTTTTTGGTCGGCGGGCGGGACGACCGGGCGGCTAGCCAGGCCATTTGTGAGGCGCTCGCGCCGACGTTGCGCGCCCGCGTTGAGAACCGCTGCGGGCAGGACGATTTAATGCAGACTGCGTTCCTGTTAGCAGGGTGTCATCTGGTGATCGGGGCGGATACTGGACCGACGCATCTGGCTGCAGCGGTTGGAGCGCCATTGGTTGCGCTTTTTGGGCCGACATCTGCGCAACGAACCGGCCCTCGCGGTGAAGGACCGATTATAACGTTAACGCCGCCTTCGGATCTGGCCTGCTGGCCGTGTGAACGTCCCGTCTGCCTTGATCCGCAGCCTTCGCTTGACGCTTCCTGTCATCATTTTGATGCTCAGCCCGCGTGTATGGCGGCGTTATTGGTGGATGCGACGTTTGACGCCTGTCAGCAAGCGCTGAAACAGCAATAAGGCGTCTTGTTCAAGACGCCTTGAGCTTACTTCGATAGATTTTAAGGCCCAAAGACTAAACTGTTTGGGCTGCCTTCATCAAACGTGATTTATAGCGGGCCCCGGTGTTTTTGTGCAGGATGCCTTTCAATACCGCGCGATCGATTACGCTGTAAGCGTTTTGCGCCGTTTTGGAAACGTCTGAAGCGTCTGTGTTGGCCTTGGCGGCGAGTAACGCTTTTTTAATGGCTGTGCGAACGGCGGAGCGAATCGCGATATTGCGCTCCCGATTGCGTTCGGAGACCTGCACGCGCTTTTTGGCGGATTGAATGTTCGGCACGGAATAAAATCCTCTAGTCGGTTCGCGGCGAGAGCCCGCGTCAAAACGTCTGTTCAAATTAGCGCTAACATGCGCGCGGCGCAAGGCCGTCTGTAATACGGCGCAACAGGGGGCGCCTGCTGAGCTCTTACTCGATCGCCTGCGGCAATGCGCGCCGCCTGTGTTCGCAGTATGATGCGACGCCCGCCCCGTGACGCGCATAGGCCGGACGATGGTCAAACCGCTTGTTCTTGGTTTAATAAGGCTGTATCAGGCGACGACCGGATGGCTGCCCCATGTCTGCCGGTTTGCGCCGAGTTGTTCGCAGTATATGGTAGAGTCTATCGAGCGGCTGGGCCTTCTGCGAGGCGGCTGGCAAGGTTTGAAACGCCTGTTTCGGTGTCACCCGCTGCATCCGGGCGGATATGACCCGGTTCCGTCCACCGCTTTTACCACCCCCTGCGCCGATGCGCCCGACCAACAGGAGACGCCCTAGCCCGTGGATATCATCTTTAACGCCATGCTGTTTCTGGTGAACGGTTTCAAGCATTTGTTCGATCTCATGAACGTGAGTGGCGGCTATGGATGGGCGATTATCGCCCTGACAACGTTTATCCGGCTGGTAACCTGGCCGCTGAACTCGGCGCAAACCCGTTCCATGGCTAAAATGCAGGAGCTTCAGCCTAAAATAAAACAGCTCCAGGAGCGCTATAAAGAAGAACCTCAAAAAATGCAGCAGGAGATGATGCGGTTTTACGCCGAGCATAAATTCAACCCCTTCTCTGGCTGTCTGCCGATGCTGGTGCAGATTCCTATCTTTATTGGTCTTTACGGGATGTTGGTCAGTCCCGACTTTCTGGCGCTGGCAGGAAACGACCGCTTCCTGTTCATTGATAACCTGGCGCATCCCCTCATGAGCCACTCAGGCAAGGCGTTGGACAACAAGTTTAATGTTCTTGAAAAAGACCGATTCGTCACGGGTAAAAAGCTGAACGTCACTTTTAACAGCGGGGCAAAAGCCGAATATCCCGTGACGGATCCCAATCAGGTGTTACGCGTTGAGCCGCAGCCGCTCATTCCAGGCGAACCGGTTTCGCTTCGGCTGAATCCCAAATTTTTAGGTGGGGAAGGTTTCCCAGAAAGCTTTATCCGTAAAATCAAGTCAGCGGATCTCGTGGTCGTCAACGACAGCACCAAAGAGTTGGAGCGACTCGCCTTTACGCCGACGCCGCCGAATGCGGGAGATCTCAAACGCGCGGAGACGGATCCGGCCGCCGCCGCCTGGACGCTGGCTTCTCAGGCTCCGACGGTCAAAGGGGTTTCGGTGGTGCACTGGGGCGTGCTCATTCTGATTCTGCTCTATACGCTGGCCATGGTGCTGTATCAGCGCAGCATGACCAAAAATTCACCGCCAGCCGAGGGCGCGCAGGCGCAGATGATGAAGCTGATGCCCTTTATGTTTGTGGGCTTCCTGTTCTTTTTCCCAATTCCGGCAGGCGTCATCTTGTATCTGGTTGCCACCATGTTATTGATGTGGGTCCAGAACGCCTGGGTTCATTGGTCAGATGCGCGTAAGAAAAACGGCAAGCCGCCTGCCTCGCGGGTAATCGATGTCAAACCGGAGACGTAAAGGCGTTTTTGTCCTGCGCAAGCGTTTACCGCTTGACGTTTGTTGCGCCTAAACGTTATGCGCGTTAGCCCACCATCATCTGACGAAACGGCGCGTTATTGTTAACGTTGATATTGACTACAGTGCCGTAATTATTAAACGTGCCGCTTGCCAAGCCGCCGCCTGCAGGGGCGACCGTCTGTCCCATTGTCATCTGAGGCCCCGGGACCATTGCGACAGGATAGGCGTACTGCGGTCTGTATTGCTGCGGTAGCGCCATCACCGGAGCCACGGCGGGCATCATCGTGGGCCCGGGCGGCCAGTATGGCGATCCGCCCAGGCTGCCGAATCCGCTCATGCCGAAACTGCCCGGCGCGGTAGAGTCGAAGGGCGATCTGTAATTGGGCCACGGCTCGGTCGGCGCGCCCGGTCCGCCTGCGCCGCCGGTATAATAAGGCGTTGGGGCGTCCATCGGCTCTCGACCATACGAGCGATAACCGTTGCCATAGCCGTCGTTATAAGGGGTCTGGCAGTATTGCTGACGGCGTTGTTGCTCTTCAAGCTGTTTTTGTTGCTTTTTACGCTTCTTTTTCGCTTTGCTGCCAAAGATACCACCAATAACGGCTCCGACGGCCATCCCGACCGGTCCGAAAGTGGCCCCCATCATGGCGCCATTGGCGGCGCCGCTAAGCGTTTCGCTTCCCATAACAATAACCTCCTGATCCCGCCCGGATCTTCTGCTTCCGGCGGGCTTTCCTCCCGTACTTCCCCTGATGTGAGAGATGTTGCGCTTCCTACCGAGGGCATTAAACCGGGGATTCTAAAGAAAGTGTTATTGTTTTTATAAATATTAAAATATTTTAAGTGATTCCCATGCAAACGCCCGGCGCGTCAGGTGACGTCGCCGGGCGAATAGAGCTGCCTTCAATGGATGTTAGCCGATGTAATTCATCCCTTGGCCGTTGCCCGGAATCGTCGCATTGCTGCTTTCGGCGGCCACTTGGCGAAATGCTTCTTTGAACGCCTGGACCATCGTTTCAAAAGTAGTGGGCTGCCCTGCTGTTTGACTGGAAGACTCGGCAATCGCGCTACTGTCAGAACCGTTCACTTTACTTAGCTGCTTTGCAACCACCGGTTCGCTCGCGCTTGCAGATTCACCCTTGGATTTGTTCGCCTTAGAGGCGAGGTAGTCTACCCCGGCTGATATGGCAGTTTTCCCAATAGAGGAAGTTGCCAACCCTTTTATGAAAGCGCCTACGCCTAAAGCCATCGTTATAACCTCCTACGTCCTAATACCTAACCCCTGAACCCCACCTGGTCCCGTTGTTGAGGGAAACCATTAACCCCTTGCATTGGCATAAAAACAAGCGTTTGATGGCTTGTGTTAGCCGAAGCCCGAACTTAAGGAAACCTTTCGAATTGTCAGGACGCGGGTTTTGGCCTTGTTCTGCTCAGAATGCCTGTGTGTCTCATAAAAGCCGGCAAGTGTGGCGGCAGAGCTTTCGCGGGCTCGTCAGGTGTCCTGCCAGCAGTCGACTTTTGGCTTCTGCGCCCCTGTGGCTGCGGGAGACCGAATGAAGGGGATTTGTGCGAGGAGCCCCCCTATGCCGCGCCCCCATAGACGCCGCTCGGCTACTAGCCAGAGGGATATCCAGCGCCCGATGGACAGATGCGCGCAAATATCCCCCAGAAAACTGATTTTACACAGGTTTTAAGTTATGTTAAAGTGACCATAACGTTTCAACCGGTTGGGGTTTCCGCGTTTGAGGAAACGAAAACCGAACAGTCGCCTTCAGCAATGCGCTTAGGAGGGGGCGAGGCGTCGGCCTCGCCAGGTTAATGCCTGAGAGCGCGTGCGTCGGCAGACGCCTTGGAACGGTTAATAGAGATAGCTTTTCCTGGACGCCGTTTTTACGCAAAGCGGCGCTGGCGGAGGCGTCTCTGTCGCGTTCAGTAACCCCATAACCCAGAATAGGATGGTGACAGCGTGGGAAATTACGCTTCCAAACCGAAATCAGCCAGCGCCCTGCCAAAGTCCATGGCGGATGTCGTGCCGCTGACGCGCTCTCTGTTTCTGCGCAACATGATGCGAGCCATCGAAGACAAAGGCCTGACCACTGAGCAAGTGGCGCAGGAAAGCGGTCTGGATCGCACGATGATGCGCAAACTGGTGAAGGGCGAATTGCGTCCCTCGCGCTCAGTACTGCAACGCTTGTCGCTGTCTCCCTCCATGGGGCTGACCTACAAAACGCTGGTGACCTGGTGCCTGCTGGACGATTCGCTTCATTACGCATCGGCCAACAACGTCGGTTTCTAACCTGACGTCGTCCTCAACGTCTTGACAACAACGCCCCGCCTGACCCTGTAAGGCGGGGCGTTTTGTTTGTCGTCGTGGAGATGCGCGCGAGAAATGGAAGAAGTCAGAGAAAGAGAACAAGCTGGGAAGAGAACGTATAAAAAAGACAACAAACCCGCTGCGTTCATGGGCAAAAAGGCAATTCGATTCTTAATTTTGTTTTTATATTTAGAGAGCCATATGCGAGTGATCATTTCTGGAGAGAGGAAAGCCATCGTTATGACAAGCATCTCGACATCAGGATCTTCGTCCGTTAATCCTGTCAAACTGACCGATCTGGAGAGCCTCTATAAAGCGGCGGATACGCGCAGCGCAGCATCTGGGGGCAGCGGGGCCGATGGTAAGCTAAGCGCCAGTGAGCTTAAGACTTATCTGAACGGTCAGCGTGAGCACGGTCGTCAGCTTTATATGATGAGTAACGTGTGCCGCATGTTTTTCGGCAACCAGTTCGACGGTTATTTTACCAGCGAAATGGACCGGACTTTGGGCCGTATCAAAACTGCTGAAACCGTCAATCAGTTTATCGAAACTGCGAAGAAGGATCTGCCGGCAGGTCAGGCCTCCGGGTTCGCCTTGTCGTTGGACTTGTTGAAAGGGGCCGCGTCTTTCGATGGCGCCTCAACCGACATCTCCAGTAAAGATCTGGGCCATCTGTCGAATCAGGTGTTCGTCAATAGCCAGTATCAACAATGGCTTGGGCGTGAAGCCGAGGCGGGCGGTCTTACCTTTTGGACTAAATTGATAGACGACGGCAAGTCAAAAGCCGATATCACCGCCGGTATCAAAGGCTCCCCGGAGCGCAAAACGTTCTTTGTGAAAGAGCAGTACCGGACGCTTTTAGGCCGTGAAGCTGAGCCTGCCGGCCTGGCCGGATGGGTCGAACTGCTCAATCAAGGGAAGACCGAAGCCGATATCATCGCCGGCATCAAGGGGTCTGCGGAATACATGCAGAAACACCCGGCCGCCTAAGGCGTTGAATCCAGATTCAAGCGTCCCGCCTGATTCTCAGCGCGGGACGCTTGTTTTTGGCGCATCGACGCATGGGCTCTATTCGCCCCCAATACGCGGTTTTTGGGTACAATGACCATCATCGCCCTCTCATCATCACGGCGATGGGATTTGTGTTAGGCGCTTATGGCTGAGAGAAAATCA
Coding sequences:
- a CDS encoding 4-alpha-glucanotransferase — its product is MQEDFSRPVSLPALRFGRAYTPEERALAKKSNPQGLQALGKVDFFVNIHDYSLPNARGEYEPVGSPYTKGGRDFFRFAAAEGFNGVQFAPQGLTHAGDVSPYGANFFSRNTLSVALKELVDDPKWLGLISSQQYQAARKAHAIPAQAKDDYRIRAYYKDDRLKNAGAFAFSQDLLHQAYTNYQANPEKFAPLKAPFDAFKSENKAWLEADALFETLNKHHTEWTIDSWGWLDRTLYKHDNVHPVLRPFKKLVSAAWKMHLKRKYASELEEYRFQQFIVHRQHQDFLKFAKTEIGTKEKPFESIGDLPIGQSQADEWAYGDLFMKTHRLGAPPSLTGPAGQCWYFPLLDPKKYERGGKDFLRKRIQHLAKRYTMLRLDHPHGYIDPWVYRHNDAIKILNVYDKKTVDACYTLNTPNVQKGTRLFSAINDPNHPELNQYAKVGADQLNPEVSHKYEDRRIRDLKPEQVDSFGELIDVILKTAKENGIPHSKIISEVLSTCPYPMWAVLEKHGLGRLRVIQKADPSPQNREHVYRSENARPQDWVMTSTHDAPSLWAAAYNWFIPAKEGDPDRTPRLHAEYTASLFHPKDTPEYKTMVEKLKHDRLEMVQARIAAALLSPSQHISLPFNDFLGMEARINNPEEARVDNWTLRVPENYAKCYENALEQNAAANIPKALAMAIGARIRRGDLDASAAPLQRQLEYLGAVRALKTGDAVGEAHLKTQYADVVAELARHKPPHDPAHTTETPSKTSDGAYLANPTGFGHPE
- a CDS encoding M24 family metallopeptidase, whose translation is MSQPFASNFTANKLTALRAAMAGRRPTLDAWLTPSSDEHLNEYLPEGAKRREWLTGFDGSAGDALVTVDEAWLFVDGRYHQQAGEQVDPACFRVSRLGIDGQPTLSETLQRLARQHPGFRIGFDPWTLSLTGLQTLESVLRPLGARLTPAHRSLTDRIWGRARPPRPAEQIYALPPTVSGETAQERIKRLRQKVSETLRSDDWLLPLARLDHIAWLFNLRGRDIPYNPVFMSYALITPQEIHLFAADRALSPEANDALRTCGVTVSDYQRFAAALRAMAADRKTLLDPEHVTVGIARALKSGASGIAHGVNPIPAMKTIKTPDELRGMRQAHLRASLALVRFWRQLEQAAHQGISEAHAARMADDAYAADPTFAGLSFNTIAAYGANGALIHYGEPSAETRLQPGGLFLLDSGAHYLDLSDERPWAGTTDTTRVFAIGKPDETARARFTAVLGAHADCLSQRFPQGTTGIQLDAITRASLWNAGLDFRHGTGHGVGAFLNVHEGPAGIHARARTALAPGMVVSVEPGYYQPGWGGVRIENLAEVVALKTPDGQVERIADDAPAYGFESLIYVPYDRRLIDPQALSLPRRAWIDAYHRQTLARLEPYLTPEEYDWLKPWTQPL
- a CDS encoding tetratricopeptide repeat protein; this encodes MAAGLGEAPVFWMVMISVVALLVFLIVLFGKTSGAATASDSQNDPNEPSEAKLDFSGHINAANQALADYQYDKALRHFEDALRLKKNDAPTCFSIGRIHALRNDYRQAIAAFARAAQLEPGKIEAHYEMARLHAQQEKWQEAHQAVEALLAIDANHEDALKIKINLLTRDKQFEKALPHLRKLAELRPQNVDYLEHYARVLHQAARYDAAMEIYQRLVDVAPANALRYRGKIGLLLFDMNRFEEAREELLYVLSVESEAQTPVEKHVAETYAACLCNLGVDHQKGGRLDEAIALYQEALQYHQANEDIFYNLGKALNEKGDAAQAIEHFQRALRMNPRDADSCYELARLMDGQGNLKEAAHYYQLCREYDRKSAAAAFGLGTIYGLMGDYEQAVGALKDAIRLQPRYVDAIYNLAICQEKLKKPRKALQLYQKVLEIAPDHREASSNLAHLRLELGKRV
- a CDS encoding glycosyltransferase family 9 protein; this encodes MTASRLSRVLIVRLSAHGDVIQTLPLLSALKRARPDLFIGWLIEESAAPLLERHPLIDRLHVVPRKSWLRRLRHLPAHPREAFHVAKDVGAMRAELRAMGYDASFDVQGLLKSAIWPAFAGIPQRWGYAGVREQAWRLYTNRLGAYDLRACDRPTVFQFMEFVSALGVSPPDASEKARDALDFPMPPLSSQAQAAADLLLREIPSQRPLIALAPATLWASKRWPESHWRALIEMLAQRSATIALLGSSADADACQALIPLTTDATVCERPAFCLNLAGKTDWPVLAAVLSRCDLLVGPDSAPLHLAQALASGNPQRRPRIVGLYGPTSEGRTGPIQREHRVCVSAVSCRPCFERACPLTAPQARDACMRQLSPSMAIDAIDAQLRALSLLSRESG
- a CDS encoding glycosyltransferase family 9 protein — translated: MTQTSPIRKLLVIRLGAMGDVLHASASARALKARFPQVEIHWLTWPVYEALAARLDGVNRVWRFERGPLAMARLIRAFRACGIDAVVNLQPSARMRLLAAAVLAPRWDETHLATYRKQRLSVTGLHERSARRRHATEDFFQPFCRLFNMSDWPSSFEAGALLPRLRLPVESPLTALAGRRIALIPGVGAKRANRAWPTTYAAQLSHRLLSSPDLLDARLFLVGGRDDRAASQAICEALAPTLRARVENRCGQDDLMQTAFLLAGCHLVIGADTGPTHLAAAVGAPLVALFGPTSAQRTGPRGEGPIITLTPPSDLACWPCERPVCLDPQPSLDASCHHFDAQPACMAALLVDATFDACQQALKQQ
- the rpsT gene encoding 30S ribosomal protein S20; this translates as MPNIQSAKKRVQVSERNRERNIAIRSAVRTAIKKALLAAKANTDASDVSKTAQNAYSVIDRAVLKGILHKNTGARYKSRLMKAAQTV